The Deltaproteobacteria bacterium genome has a segment encoding these proteins:
- the rlmD gene encoding 23S rRNA (uracil(1939)-C(5))-methyltransferase RlmD has protein sequence MKNKVNEITIESLAYGGSGVGRLDGKAVFVPLTAPGDRVAFRRVKEKKGYIEGEQVELKEASSLRREPPCPVCGQCGGCSWQHLPYAEQVSAKESIFRETLWRLGTVEKECIKPIIAAPLEWNYRNRAQFRIRFVEGRLHIGFYRRKSHFVIDIDQCPLMSPLINKVIGEMKKTLFNAPFRERMPRIDIAANEDDDRAVAIIHLTSPPSDEDMKYTKERLSPIEGLSGLFIQTAKGNRLKKVFAEGKGKLNYTLETDHQPLSLTFSPGGFTQVNYAQNRRLIEETIKWVKKWNPQKVIDLYCGIGNFSLPLALYAKEVTAVEDYEKAVEDGKNNAKDNRIDNCRFIKGNVSKLARQLFDGKPDMVIIDPPREGAAQAVKMLVERGIPRLIYISCNPTTLARDLRYLTRGGYKIVSSQAVDLFPQTYHIESITVAEKMAF, from the coding sequence ATGAAAAATAAAGTGAATGAAATCACCATTGAATCACTGGCCTATGGCGGATCCGGTGTGGGAAGGCTTGACGGCAAGGCTGTTTTTGTTCCCCTGACGGCGCCCGGAGACCGTGTCGCCTTTCGCAGGGTAAAGGAGAAAAAGGGCTACATAGAGGGTGAACAGGTGGAACTTAAAGAAGCGTCATCACTTCGCCGCGAGCCCCCCTGCCCTGTCTGCGGCCAATGCGGAGGCTGTTCCTGGCAGCATCTGCCTTATGCTGAACAGGTGAGCGCCAAGGAAAGCATATTCCGGGAGACCCTATGGCGGCTCGGTACTGTTGAAAAAGAGTGCATAAAGCCCATCATCGCCGCCCCCCTTGAATGGAACTACCGTAACAGGGCCCAGTTCAGGATACGCTTTGTGGAAGGCAGGCTCCATATCGGTTTTTACCGCCGCAAGAGCCATTTTGTTATCGACATTGACCAATGCCCCCTCATGTCTCCCCTTATCAACAAAGTGATAGGAGAAATGAAGAAGACTCTTTTTAATGCCCCCTTCCGGGAGCGCATGCCCCGGATTGACATTGCAGCAAATGAGGATGACGACAGGGCTGTGGCCATTATTCATCTCACCTCTCCCCCTTCGGACGAAGATATGAAATATACAAAAGAAAGGCTTTCCCCAATAGAGGGTCTTTCGGGACTTTTCATTCAGACAGCGAAGGGAAACAGGCTAAAAAAGGTATTTGCAGAAGGAAAGGGAAAGCTTAACTACACACTGGAAACAGACCATCAACCCCTTAGCCTCACCTTTTCTCCCGGTGGCTTTACCCAGGTCAACTACGCCCAGAACAGAAGACTTATAGAAGAAACCATAAAGTGGGTAAAAAAATGGAACCCCCAAAAGGTGATCGACCTCTACTGCGGTATAGGCAACTTTTCATTGCCTCTCGCTCTTTACGCAAAAGAGGTAACCGCCGTTGAAGATTATGAAAAAGCAGTGGAAGACGGTAAAAACAACGCTAAAGACAACAGGATTGATAATTGCCGCTTTATCAAGGGGAACGTATCAAAATTGGCAAGGCAGTTATTTGACGGCAAGCCTGACATGGTCATCATCGATCCTCCCAGAGAGGGAGCGGCCCAGGCCGTAAAAATGCTCGTAGAAAGAGGAATCCCCCGACTCATCTACATCTCCTGCAATCCCACCACACTGGCAAGAGATCTTCGCTATCTCACCCGTGGAGGCTACAAGATCGTCAGCAGCCAGGCTGTCGATCTTTTTCCGCAAACTTATCATATCGAGTCCATTACCGTAGCGGAGAAGATGGCTTTTTAA